A part of Vicugna pacos chromosome 14, VicPac4, whole genome shotgun sequence genomic DNA contains:
- the CCDC122 gene encoding coiled-coil domain-containing protein 122, whose amino-acid sequence MSGNKERKSQGIPEEALAERDTSSLTDAVEQVAKQQRSQTSEIEKNKKVLFHLQNELHELKTQIESVSAETKETERRIYQQDAAIQNTKLQCGNLENQIKSLHSENVRLKFDIEAAQEDFEEHMIRYNEYYGKMKTHKDSLREVESKWSFMTELDEKRELVKKLKIMKEELRQDLQNPKGNLMKQLQEDIAKLKDKIITVKESIIEKTCFLEEEKKTHEKLRKEIEVQHKRYGAILKRLHCQVNKLQSNRRQWQWNIQQLEKTAAELRKCIEMKD is encoded by the exons ATGTCAGgcaacaaagaaaggaagagtcaaGGCATTCCTGAAGAAG CTCTGGCTGAACGAGACACATCTTCATTAACTGATGCTGTAGAGCAAGTTGCAAAGCAACAACGATCACAAacatcagaaatagaaaaaaacaaaaaagttctgTTCCATTTGCAG AATGAACTACATGAGCTTAAAACACAAATAGAATCTGTCTCTGCAGAAACTAAAGAAACCGAAAGGCGAATTTATCAGCAAGACGCTGCCATACAGAATACCAAGCTTCAGTGTGGAAATCTGGAAAACCAAATCAAATCCTTACATTCAGAAAATGTGAGGCTTAAATTTGACATAGAAGCAGCCCAAGAGGATTTTGAGGAACACATGATAAGATACAATGAATACTATGGAAAAATGAAAACGCATAAAGACAGTTTGAGGGAGGTAGAAAGCAAATGGTCATTCATGACTGAACTCGATGAGAAACGAGAGCTcgttaaaaaactaaagataatGAAAGAGGAACTTAGGCAGGATCTCCAAAATCCAAAAGGAAACCTTATGAAACAACTACAG GAAGACATTGCAAAGCTAAAGGATAAAATTATAACTGTAAAAGAATCCATCATTGAAAAAACTTGTTTTcttgaggaagaaaaaaagacacatgaaaagttaagaaaagaaatagag GTACAACATAAGAGATACGGTGCAATTCTTAAGCGTTTGCACTGTCAAGTAAACAAGCTTCAGTCAAATAGAAGACAATGGCAATGGAACATTCAACAACTGGAAAAAACTGCAGCTGAACTGAGAAAATGCATTgaaatgaaagattaa